A stretch of DNA from Agrobacterium cucumeris:
CACAGCGCTTACCTCGGCCGTGGCGAAGGTCGAGCCCACGAAGATCAGGGCGAGTGTGATGATCTGGACCGGCCGCAGCCGTATGGCCGATTGCTGCCGTTTGCCGCCTTCCACCGGGCGCACCTTGGGTTCCGTCGACCGCTGCAGCAGGAAGGCAAAGGTGCCGAGCGCCAATGAGGCCGTGCTGATCATCATGCCCGCTTCCGGAAAGAGCGAGACCGCAAGCCCGACGGAAAGCGATGCGCCGGAAATATAAACCAGCTCATCGGCGGCGGATTCAAAGGCAAAGGCCGTGTTCAGCTCTGGCCGGTCGCGGAAGATTTCCGTCCAGCGGGCCCGCATCATGGCGGGGATGCTGGGCATGGCGGCGGCAAGGAAGGCTGAAAGGAACAGGGTCCAGACCGGCCACCTCTGGTTCGTGGCGAGGATCAGAACCACAAAGGCGATGACCGATATGATGGTGGCCGGGATGAGGACCCTGCTCTGGCCCTTGCGATCCACCAGGCGGGAGATCTGCGGTGCCGCAGCCGCATTGGTGAGTGCGAAGGTTGCCGAGACGGCGCCGGCAAGCCAATATTCGCCATGGGTCTGGGAAAGCATGGCGACGATGCCGATCGGCGCCATCGCAATTGGCAGGCGGGCAAAGAAGCCGGCAGCGGAAAAGCCCTTCGCGCCCGGAGCCCTAAAAATTTCTCTGTATGGATTAGACATCGGGATGCACCTTGTTCAGGGAGTATCTACCACACACATACGTGGCGTATGTGAATGAGATAATTGCATACGTCGCGTATGTCAACTAATATACGTGATGTATGTGGACTACGGAGAAAAAATGCGCAAACCCCGCAGTGAAATGATTGCCGAGACACGGGCAAAGCTGCTGTCCGCCGGTCGCAAGGCATTTGGCAGTATCGGTTATGCCGAAGCGTCGATGGACGACTTCACCGCCGAGGCGGGGCTGACCCGTGGTGCGCTCTATCACCATTTCGGTGATAAAAAGGGCTTGCTGCTGGCGGTTGTCGCTGAGATCGACGCGGAGATGACGAAAAGGCTCTGTGAGATCTCGTCGAAAGCCGCGACCCGGTGGGACGGTTTCATTGACGAGAATGTCGGTTATGTCCGCATGGCGCTTGAGCCGGAAATCCAGCGGATCATGTTTCGCGATGGACCGGCCGTGCTTGGTGATCCCTCCCGCTGGCCAAATGCCAATGGCTGTATCTCCGCCGTTGCGCGAAGCCTTGATGTGCTGAAGCAGGAAGGGACGATCACCGATATTGACCCGGAGGCGTGTGCCCGTTTCATCAACGCGGCAAGCAGCAGCGCCGCCCAGTGGATCGCCAATTCCGACGATCCTGAGACGACTTCCAAACGGGCGGTTGAGAGCTTCCGAACCTTGCTTGAAGGGTTGCGCATTCACAAAGGCTGATGCGCGTCCGTTCAGGCGGGCACCTCTCGACTGAAGGGAGAGCGGCGGCGTGTTGAGCGCCGCCTAACAGCTTCCCCGTCAGCGCAAGCTTTCACGACATGGCAATCAGCAAGTCATCCAACTGTCATATGGCGGGTCTAGGAGAGGTTGTGGTTTTCACATGTCTCGTGAGGGGAATATGCGCAAAATTGTTGCTGCTTTGGTCGCTACGACCTTTCTTGCCGGCGCCGCTCAGGCTGCCGAGGTCTATCCGCTTGATCGTGCTACGATCCTGACCGGTTCACCGTTTGATTTCAAAGCGGAATTCGACGCCGTCGTAAAGCCGGAAGACGTCAAGATCACCGTCAATGGCCAGGATTACAAGGCTGTTCTCGGCAAGGACGTCGAGTTCGTTGCCGAAGAGAAGAACAAGGACAAGGTTCTTGGTTCGGCCGTCATCCTGCGCGGCATCACGCTCGCCAATGCCGGTGACTACAAGGTTGAAGTTTCGGCCGGTTCCGAGACCAAGAACGTGACCTGGACGGTTTATGGCACGCCTGCCCAGGCGAAGGCCAAGAATGTGATCTTCCTGATCGCCGACGGTCTGTCGGTTGCCCATCGCACTGCCGCCCGTATCATGTCCAAGGGCATGACCGAGGGCAAGGCCAATGGTCGTCTCAACATGGATGACGTGCCGCCGGTTGCCTTCATCGGCACCTCCGCCACCGACGCCGTCGCCACCGACAGCGCCAACACCATGTCGGCCTACATGACCGGCCACAAGACTGCCGTGAACGCTATCGGCGTTTATGCTGACCGTACTCCGGCTTCGCTTGACGATCCGAAGGTCGAAACGCTGGCTGAAGCCCTGCGCCGCCAGACCAAGAAGTCGATCGGCATCATCTCCACCGCCGAACTGCAGGATGCGACGCCGGCTGCCGTTGTTGCCCATACCCGCAAGCGTGGCGACAAGGCCGACATTAACGGCATGCTGTTCGACGTGAAGCCGGATGTGCTTCTCGGCGGCGGTTCCGCCTACTTCCTGCCGCAGGCGACTGCCGGTTCCAAGCGCAAGGACGACAAGGACTATATCGCCCTGTTCAAGGAAGCCGGTTACACGCTGGCGACCAGCAAGGCTGAACTTGCAACGGCTGCCGGCACCAACACCGGCAAGATCCTTGGCCTGTTCCACACCGGCAACATGGATACCACGCTTGACCGCGAGTTCCTGAAAAAGGGCACCACGGGCAAGTTCCCGGACCAGCCGGGTCTGGTTGAAATGACCAAGGTTGCGCTCGACAGTCTGTCGAAGAACCCGGAAGGCTTCTTCCTGATGGTCGAAGCGGCCAACGTCGACAAGATGTCCCATCCGCTCGACTGGGATCGCGCTGTCGTCGATACGATCGAATTCGACAAGGCCATCGGTGTCGCCCGCGAATTTGCGGCCAAGAACCCTGATACCCTGATCATCGTCACCGGTGACCATACCCACGGCGTTTCCATCATCGGCACCGTTGATGATGACAAGCCCGGTACGGACATGCGTGAAAAGGTCGGCACCTATGCCGAAGCCGGTTTCCCGAACTACGAAGACAAGGACGGCGACGGCTATCCGGACAAGGTCGACGTTTCGCGTCGTCTGTTCCTGAACGCCAATAACGGTCCGGATCATTACGAAACCTTCCGTCCGAAGCTCGATGGCCCGTTTGCGCCGGCCATCCAGAACGAAAAGAAGGAATATATCGCCAACGAGCAATACAAGGATGTTCCCGGTGCCGTGCTGGTCACCGGCATCATTCCGAAGAGCTCCGACAGCGGCGTACACGCGGTTGATGACGTCGTGCTGCAGGCCGAAGGACCGGGTGCCGAAGGCTTCCGCGGTTACATGGAACAGAGCGATGTCTACAAGGGTCTCGCCGAAGCTTTCGCTCTCGGTGCCAAGCAGACCAACTAATATCTGAACGGGGTAAGGGCGCGCCACCATGGCGTGCCCTTGCCGTCATTTACGGTCCTGCATTGCCGGCCAAGACGGCTGACGATGAAAGACCTTTCAGGAAGGAAAATGGTCATGAGCAAGCCTGATCCGGCGCGGTTCAATCGCCGCCAGACCCTTGGTCTCATTGCTGGGCTGCCTCTGCTGGCCGCTGGCACGCGTGCGCAGGCGAAAAGCGACATCACCTTCGATGAGCTCTATGGCAAAGTTAGCGTTCTCGGGCTGGAGTTTTCCGAGAAGGTCAAACAGCTGAACGGCAAGGAGGTCGCCATGCGCGGCTTCATGGCGCCGCCGCTGAAGGCTGAAGCACAGTTTTTCGTGCTCACCGAAATACCCATGTCGATCTGCCCGTTT
This window harbors:
- a CDS encoding MFS transporter, with translation MSNPYREIFRAPGAKGFSAAGFFARLPIAMAPIGIVAMLSQTHGEYWLAGAVSATFALTNAAAAPQISRLVDRKGQSRVLIPATIISVIAFVVLILATNQRWPVWTLFLSAFLAAAMPSIPAMMRARWTEIFRDRPELNTAFAFESAADELVYISGASLSVGLAVSLFPEAGMMISTASLALGTFAFLLQRSTEPKVRPVEGGKRQQSAIRLRPVQIITLALIFVGSTFATAEVSAVAITKQLGQPEAASLVIGVYAIGSFVVGLLLGAINPKMPLQRQLLIAVSVLALTALPLLFATTTVALLAFAVFLSGVAISPIFITAFGLIERRVPESMLTEGVTWVMTGIGIGMALGAFISGWVIDNFGPTNGFWMSVVASLSTVAIIGLGQRSLSGEQRPSDPACAVQPAE
- a CDS encoding TetR/AcrR family transcriptional regulator; amino-acid sequence: MRKPRSEMIAETRAKLLSAGRKAFGSIGYAEASMDDFTAEAGLTRGALYHHFGDKKGLLLAVVAEIDAEMTKRLCEISSKAATRWDGFIDENVGYVRMALEPEIQRIMFRDGPAVLGDPSRWPNANGCISAVARSLDVLKQEGTITDIDPEACARFINAASSSAAQWIANSDDPETTSKRAVESFRTLLEGLRIHKG
- a CDS encoding alkaline phosphatase, with product MRKIVAALVATTFLAGAAQAAEVYPLDRATILTGSPFDFKAEFDAVVKPEDVKITVNGQDYKAVLGKDVEFVAEEKNKDKVLGSAVILRGITLANAGDYKVEVSAGSETKNVTWTVYGTPAQAKAKNVIFLIADGLSVAHRTAARIMSKGMTEGKANGRLNMDDVPPVAFIGTSATDAVATDSANTMSAYMTGHKTAVNAIGVYADRTPASLDDPKVETLAEALRRQTKKSIGIISTAELQDATPAAVVAHTRKRGDKADINGMLFDVKPDVLLGGGSAYFLPQATAGSKRKDDKDYIALFKEAGYTLATSKAELATAAGTNTGKILGLFHTGNMDTTLDREFLKKGTTGKFPDQPGLVEMTKVALDSLSKNPEGFFLMVEAANVDKMSHPLDWDRAVVDTIEFDKAIGVAREFAAKNPDTLIIVTGDHTHGVSIIGTVDDDKPGTDMREKVGTYAEAGFPNYEDKDGDGYPDKVDVSRRLFLNANNGPDHYETFRPKLDGPFAPAIQNEKKEYIANEQYKDVPGAVLVTGIIPKSSDSGVHAVDDVVLQAEGPGAEGFRGYMEQSDVYKGLAEAFALGAKQTN